The Antedon mediterranea chromosome 7, ecAntMedi1.1, whole genome shotgun sequence genome has a segment encoding these proteins:
- the LOC140055598 gene encoding uncharacterized short-chain type dehydrogenase/reductase y4vI-like has protein sequence MAVATPPILLSGKVALITGASSGIGAATSVLFAKLGAKLVLTGRRVEHLEQTGKDCEQHGAKPLIVPGDVTKEADNVALIQKAVEHFGQLDILVNNAGILLSLGTIETTSLQDFDTIMNTNVRSVFHLTSLAVPHLIKTEGNIVNVSSIYGIRSVPGVLAYSISKSAVDQMTHCVALEMAPKKVRVNCVSPGIIVTDIFKKSGFSEEASAAFLEQCKETHALGRVGHVDEVASAIAFLASDSASFITGVTLPVDGGRHAMCGKVAIITGASSGIGAATSVLFAKLGAKLVLSGRPEDNFEETDKNCKQHGAEPLIVPGDVTKEADNVALIEKAVEHFGKLDILINNAGILLLGTIETTSLQDFDHVMNTNARSVFHLTSLAVPHLIKTKGNIVNVSSVNSIRSFPGVLAYGSSKSVIDQVTRCVALEMASNKIRVNSVNPGVIITNIQRTAGFTEEQYAAYLEKSKTTHALGRAGEADEVANAIAFLASDAASFITGVNLPVDGGRHVMCPR, from the exons ATAACAG GTGCAAGCTCAGGAATTGGCGCAGCAACAAGTGTTCTGTTTGCAAAGCTTGGCGCCAAGTTAGTCTTGACTGGCAGACGAGTAGAACACCTGGAGCAGACTGGTAAAGATTGTGAACAACATGGAGCTAAg CCTTTGATTGTACCTGGTGACGTAACAAAAGAAGCTGATAATGTGGCACTCATACAGAAGGCAGTTGAACACTTTGGCCAACTTGATATATTG GTAAACAATGCTGGTATATTATTATCACTGGGAACAATTGAAACCACGAGCTTACAAGATTTTGATACTATCATGAACACAAATGTTAG ATCTGTTTTCCATTTGACTTCACTTGCGGTGCCACACTTGATTAAAACTGAAGGCAACATTGTTAATGTGTCTAGTATCTATGGTATCAGATcg GTTCCAGGTGTACTTGCGTACAGTATTTCCAAGAGTGCAGTGGATCAGATGACGCACTGTGTAGCACTTG AAATGGCACCAAAGAAGGTACGAGTTAACTGTGTCAg CCCTGGAATCATTGTAACAGACATCTTTAAGAAATCGGGATTCTCTGAAGAAGCATCTGCCGCA TTTCTTGAACAATGCAAAGAAACTCATGCGTTGGGTCGAGTGGGTCATGTTGACGAGGTGGCTAGTGCTATTGCATTCTTAGCATCAGATTCTGCTTCGTTTATAACTGGTGTCACTTTGCCAGTTGATGGTGGTAGACACGCAATGT GCG GAAAGGTTGCGATTATAACAG GTGCAAGCTCAGGAATTGGCGCAGCGACAAGTGTTCTGTTCGCGAAGCTTGGCGCCAAGTTAGTTTTAAGTGGCCGACCAGAAGATAACTTTGAAGAAACTGATAAAAATTGCAAACAACATGGCGCTGAG CCTTTGATTGTACCTGGTGACGTAACTAAAGAAGCTGATAACGTGGCATTGATAGAGAAGGCAGTTGAACACTTTGGAAAACTTGACATATTG ATAAACAACGCTGGAATATTGTTATTGGGAACTATAGAAACGACTAGCTTACAAGATTTTGATCATGTAATGAATACAAATGCCAG ATCTGTATTTCATTTGACATCACTTGCAGTACCTCACCTAATTAAAACCAAAGGAAACATTGTGAATGTGTCCAGTGTCAACAGTATAAGATCG TTTCCAGGTGTGCTTGCTTACGGGTCATCCAAGAGTGTTATAGACCAGGTGACACGTTGTGTAGCTCTTG aaatggCATCAAATAAGATACGAGTGAATTCTGTCAA CCCTGGAGTGATTATAACAAATATTCAAAGAACTGCTGGATTTACTGAAGAACAATATGCTGCT TACCttgaaaaaagtaaaacaactcATGCACTGGGTCGAGCTGGTGAAGCAGACGAAGTGGCTAACGCTATTGCATTCTTAGCGTCGGATGCAGCGTCGTTTATTACTGGTGTCAATCTTCCTGTAGATGGTGGTAGACATGTTATGTGCCCAcgataa